The Bacteroidota bacterium genome includes the window AGGTATCCACAGCGGTCCCGTTTTCCGGTCCATAAACCGCCACGGCAATGTTGCCGACAAAGCAATAACCGGACGCTCTATCGCACGCATCATCAAGGGTACCTGCCTGCGTTGCGGGCTCTCCCCCGAACTTTACAGCGGCCACAGCCTACGCGCCGGCTTTACCACGCAGGCTGCACGCGCGGGCAAGGCTGAGCGCGTTATCATGCGCCACACCCGTCACAAATCTGAAAAAATGGTACGCGAATATATCAGGGAAGGCGACCTGTTCAACGAAAGTCCTACAGATGCTCTTGGACTTTAGCAGTTGATTTAATTCTTGTTTATGGGCAAATTATAGTTCGAACATTGCAATAACGGAAGTATTCATTGGGCAGCTTTGGAGCACACTTGAACAAACTTGCATACGCTGTGAATGGACGCGAAGCTACGCCGTTTGTTATTTCCAGATACCTCGGAAGCATCCTACCTTCACAACCAAACAAGAATAACCGATGTGCCGCTACCTGATCTATCCTTTCTTATTACTACTCGCCTCCCCTGCAGTAGCACAATCCGACCCCATCCAAATTCCAATGCATGCAGACCACTGGGACGCCCCAGCAGGTAGTGTTTCGTTCTTGAACCATGAAGGTGTGCCCTCGATGAAAATCAATGGAGGCCAAACCCGCGCTACTGCACGCGACGTCGTGTTTGAAAACGGCACCATTGAATTTGATGTATTCATGGTAGACAGCGGTTTCACCATCTACTTTAGGCAGGAAAGCACAGAAGAATCTGAAATAGTCTACTTCAGAGGTTTTATGCTTGGCAACCCGGACCAGCCTGATGTTGTCCAGTATTCTGCTGTGTTAAATGGCATCCTCCTATGGAATGTACACGGACATTATCAGGGCCCTGCAAAACATCTGGTGAATGACTGGACCCATGTTAAGCTTGTTGTATCTGGCCGCCGAATGCTGTTGTACGTACATGACATGGAACAACCAGCACTAGACATACCCCACCTGGAAGGAACGCCCTCAGCCGGTAGCATTGCCCTTGAAGGAACGTCGGCCTTTGCCAACATGGTCATAACACCCGACAAAACTGAAGGGCTCTCTCCTGCAGCGCTTCCCGACATCACAGACCACGACCCACGCTATTTGCGCAACTGGGAAGTTAGCGAGTCTTTTCTTTTACCTTTTGGCCATGAAATGGTGAGTGCCAATCGCAATTTCATAAGCAGCCCCTACCTACCCGACTCAACCACGCAATGGCAACCTGTTAATGCAGAACGGCTAGGACTGGTTAACCTGTCGCGGCTGTTTGGGGAAAGCACTGAACGCCGTGGTGCATGGCTCAGGCTTCGGTTGCAATCCGAAATTCAGCAAATCCGAAGGGTTGACCTTGGTTTCCTGGATGAAGTGTGGGTTTTGGTAAACGGACAATTTGCCTATGTCGACAAAAACACCTATTCCAACCCCATCATGAAAGACCCGGCCGGGCGGATTTCCATAGAAAACACGTCATTCCCCTTGCCTCTTCGAGAAGGTGAAAACGAAATACTCATCGGACTCGCCAATAACTTTTGGTCATGGGCCTTAATCGCCCGCCTTGATCGTATTCGTGGGATTTCTCAAAACACACCATGACAAAAAAAGGGCAAGCAGTACGCAGACTGCTTGCCCTTTTTAAATTTACGCGTATGCTTACTGCGTGAGATTTAGCACACCTTCCAGAGCGTCCAAAATCCGGGCTCTCGTAAATGGCTTTGCGATGTAGCCATTGAAGCCTTCTCTGATAAGCTGCTTTCGAATAACGCCAATCGGTAGCGCGGATACAGCCAGTACAGGCACGCTTTCGTACGTATTGACTTTGCGCAGCTCGCGGATAAGCTCAAAACCAGTGCGCCGACCACCAAGGTTCAGATCCATCAAAATGGCATCGAACGTACGGTTTGCAATCACCTGCAGCGTCTCAGAAGCATTGGCTGTCAGTGTAACCTCATACTTGTCGCGCAAGATGAGCAGCATAAGCTCCTGGGTATCTGTGTTGTCCTCTACAATAAGAATTTGATGGCGATCACCTTGCTCATCGGAATCGGTAGTGCCTTCCGTAATGGCCTGCGTGGTCTGGGTACGCGGGTTCGGTTCTTTGGGCAACTTGACGGTAAACTTGCTCCCCACGCCGGCCTCTGTTTCAACCTGGATAGTGCCTCCCATGGTCTCAACCAGGTTCTTGCAGATCGCAAG containing:
- a CDS encoding integrase, encoding GIHSGPVFRSINRHGNVADKAITGRSIARIIKGTCLRCGLSPELYSGHSLRAGFTTQAARAGKAERVIMRHTRHKSEKMVREYIREGDLFNESPTDALGL